A segment of the Lolium perenne isolate Kyuss_39 chromosome 3, Kyuss_2.0, whole genome shotgun sequence genome:
taccggcttggcgaagccctgcagtttttctcctccgccaccaccaccacgccatcgtgctgctgggattccgaggggatctacggcaccttcgctgcccgctggaacggggagaggaagtacttcatcgacaccgtacgcgcgaccgagtacggaagtgctgccggattgcagcaccgggacgatcgactacatcaacaacgagatctgatctcgtaaggctttggatcttcgagggttagtctctcataTCTCTCGTTGcctcgatcttcatagattagatcctgccttctcctagattggatcttggatttgtTCTTATTTGCGGTAGAaactttttgttttccatgcaacgaacccatcagtcaGAACATGATGATCTTCAGAAGGATCTCATGGAGGATTGGTGGACAATGATGGGGGCAATAGAGGAGTGCTGGTTGTCGTTGATTTGAGTAATGAACTATGTGTTTGTGGATAAACATTAAATGTTTGTGATAAATTATGTTGTGTTTATGAGCTGATTTGTGTGCAACTTGATGATAAGCTATTTTGTGTAATAATGATGAAGATGCATCAGTGTAGTGTGTAGTACCAACTCAACCTATTGAAGCACAATGAACAATTTGCAACCCTCGGCAATTACCCATTTTTAATGTACAAAACTAATGAATATATCCTACAGTCCTCTCGAACTGGTGAATATCTATGAAAATACAATAGAAAATAGCAAATGCAGAGTAAAATAAAAACAGGGGTAGTGTGATActttcacacacacacacacaaagctACCTCTAACGTGAATTTGTAGCTATGAGCGGTAGCCAAACTCATTTTTTAGCAGCTTCAGAGTTTATAACGTGGAGTGAAGTTAAGAGCTGGAGTGAAGCTAAGTGAAGTGGAGCTCTCCCAAATAATTTGATTGCGAGAAACTGAGACGATTGAGTGTGCCGGCCGACGGCTGGGAGGAAACCTTGGTCCGGAGAAATCCACATCAATGCATGGCAGCTCATGTGTGTTCTTCACCTAGCTTACCGTACATAATTACGTACACGGTTTGAAATTGACGTGGTAAGACTTTAATAAATGAGATGAGAGGTTGTACGCAAGGTACATCACTAGAAAGACCAGAGCATTGCCACGACAATCCAACAATGACATGTTTCACTATCTATGTGATAGTACTATACTGCATATTGTTGAGAATCAGGATGCACCCGTAACATGAAAAATACCACTCCAAAAGTATCATTTATAGGAAATGACATTGTTTACGGCCCAGAATTTCTTTCACATGAAAAAAAAAGAGCGAATCCTTTCTAGCATATCGTGTTCAGCCTGTTCTCTGTAATGAGTCACATATCCCGATAAGAGAAACTGGGCGCAGTAATCCTCGAGCTTTGAGCAGCTGTGCTGGCGTGCCAGCGTGAGCATGCTCTCTGCGTTCTCTTTCTTGATGGACCCCGCTAGCAAGGTCTCGCACTTGGCCTTCATCTTGTCAAGACTGAACCTGCATGCCGCAGCCATTATGTCTCCGACAATCAACAAGCTACCGTCCACGGAAGAACTACTAGCAGGGGTTATTTCTTTCATAGCAAAAGATATATCCTTGGTGCCACTACTGGTGGCAAGGGCTAAGTGTTCCATAGGTGGCAGCTCACCGGTGTAGATGAAGTGCAGCATGGCCTCAAAGACCGCAGCCTTCATGTCGTCGACCGGTACAAAGTGGTCTGCCTTGTTGGCCACCCCCACAACCATCTCGTATAGGACGGGAGACCTCACAGCAATGAGGAGCTTGTGCGCTCGAATCTCTCTGTTTTCGACAAGGAATGTCACATCCGACCCCTTCTCGCTCGCTAGTAGCTCCTTGAGGTGCCGAGCAATGCTGGGCGGCGGCGCTCCGACACCACAAGCTGTGGGGGTGCCAGTAGCAACGCAGGAGTTGTTGGTGACTATGATGCTGCATCGTATGGTTAGAGAGCCATCATGCGCTAGGAAATCCTGCTCTGCGTCCTTGGTGGCGATGACATCATTCCCATGTGACTGTGCGTACCTTGTAAATATGTGTTGCATATAGTCTTTTTCTGTTGGCTCGTCTTGCCCATTAGGGCCATCCAtccagaaacatacagacgccctGACACCGGCAGTTCCTGGATCAGTGAACAACTCAGCGGATACGTAGACACACTCTTCATTTTTCGGGTTCTTCCCTGCTGGGTCTACCACCAGCTTCCAGTCATAACCATCGATCTCGAAAGTGTTGGACTGTATTTCTCTACCAACACCATAGGTCcttcttttttttcgataaagagcacCAAAGTTGGGAATCCTCATCTCATGTGTGCCGCTGACCACCTTGGACGCATCATACGTCGAAACACTCATCTTCTTTGCCCGTCTGGGGTTTCTGGCGGTGTCGAAGGAGGAGGAGCTGTCGGCTAATCTTTGTGTGGAGACTTTGTCCATGACCTCTACCACCAAGGAGTTGCAGCTCTCTTCTAGCTTCCTGTACTCATCTGTTGCTCTGACGGAGGCGTACACGTCCGCATCGGACGCCAGGTAATCGATGCAAGAGGCCTCGAGTTGTCGATAGTTGTACCGGCCATGCGCCACCAACAGAGTCGGCATGACAGAAGCGGCATCCATGCTTTCATACAGTACTTCTTCACACATGAGACGGAGTTTCTCCAGGTCGTAGCGATCTGCGGCCGCGAGCAGGTCGCACGCCATGGCCACGCGGCGCTTTGCTGCACACTTGTCTTTGCAAGCACGCTGGCTTGCATCGTTTGTGATTGCTTTGATGGGCAGCTCGTCGGTGTAGATGAAGCGGATCATGGCCCTGAAGGTGGACGCGCGCATGTCGCCGACCCTGACACGGCGCGTGGTGCTCTCTCTCATTTCGCCGAGGAGCTCGGCGGCGAACACCGGCGACCGCAGGGCCAGCACGAGCCTGTGCGCTGGGATCTCGGTCTGCTCCACGATGAAGGTCACGTCGGGCAACATGCATGCGTGCCTCCTCCTCTCGGACTCTGACTTTGGCTCCGGCTCCGACGGAAGTAAAAGAAGCTTGCGGATATCGTCAGCAATGGTAGAGTCGTGCTCCTCCTGGAGGACCTCCACGGTGCAGAGGATGGTGAGCCGGTCGTCCTGCACGTAGCGGCTCTCATTCCCATGGAACTCGTCCGGCACTGACAACTTCCAGCTCCTGCTGCCGGCCGTGAACGTGTGCGGTTCCTCGCTGTGCCATTCGATGGCCGGGAGCCGGCCGAGGGGGTCCTCGATCCTGAGGCCGGCCTTGGCAACGACGAGGTCCTCGGCGATGTAGGGTGTGAGCAGTTCGAGGAATACCAAGACGAGGTGCTCTCCCATGTTGAAACCGCAGTCGAGGGCCCAGGTGTGGCCGCCGATCTGGAAGGTGCCGGAGAGGATGGAGTAGTGATTCTCGCTGGCCGTGCTGTAACCGACGATGCGGAACTCGTGCTCGGCTCGGACGAACGACGACGGCGGAGGCGGCGTGGCGGCCGGCCGTCCCTTCTTCCATGGACAGCGACGAGTCATCGATCGACGATGCTGGCTGTTGGGAGTGTCTGGCTTGCGTATGACTATGATCAAGTCTCGAACAATATACCGCCGTGTATATTTATATAGGCGCAGGCCCTTGCAAGGCACGCAGTTTGATTCCTCATGCGTATCAGGCGTCAATCTCGATCGGAGTCGGAAACTTGCATAATCCGATCGATCCTGTGCGTCGTTCTATGGGCAACTTGTTGATGCTTAATTCCGTTCTACAAGTTCTTGAGATTTCTCTCTGCTCAATGTTGATCTATTTGCAAACtgcatttttttcgaaatggggaaaatatcgccccagcttctgcattcaaaggatgcacacgcttttttattagattattcacaacaccttataagagcaatacaaaagatcaaactcgaaacCACCTagctaaacctacagagggatgaagggggtgacaattcaccaactcacatcaacAATATCCAGCCTTGTTCAATATTGTGAGACATAAGCATGATACTATTCAGAAGGTGATGGCAACATCACCACCGTCAGTAACATTCAGGCGTGACCTCACTGGCCCTCGATTGAACTCTTGGAATGAGCTAATTCTGAGATTAGCTCCTGTCCAACTGCAACAAGGATCAGATGTGTTCCGTTGGAATCTTACAAAAAACGGGGTTTTCTCTGTTGGTTCTATGTACTCGGCTTTAATTGAACCTATTCAACCGGTTCTTAATAATAAatccatttggaagatgaagataccattaaaaactaAGGTTTTTTCTTGGTACCTTCGTCGAGGTGtaattcttactaaagataatcttgcaAAGCGTAACTGGCATGGGTGTACTAAGTGTGTTTTCTGTCACCAGGAGGAAACAATAAAACACTTGTTCTTCCATTGCCAGTtcgctagatctatatggtcaatcattcagataggttccACCTTGTATCCTCCAAAAAGCGTTGCAAATAtatttggcaattggctaaatggagtTGATGCTAGGTACAAAGTTCTTATCAGAGTGGGAGCGATAGCAGTAttatggtcgctttggctatgtagaaatggcaAGGTTTTTGATAATAAAAATTCTTCTCTCATGCAGGTCATCTACCGATGTACGGcgttgctccgttcatggtcgtcgCTTCAGCGGTTGGAGGACCGCGACCTATTTATGGAGGTGTCTTCACGCTTGGAGGAAACGGCGAAAGATTTTATTACCCAACATGGATGGCTGCATACTAGAAGGATTTTGCCTCATATAGTCTAGTTTATGCTTGTATCAGTCAGAGTACGAGTGTGTTTCCTTTTTGTTTGCCTTTTAAACTGGAACTTTcagcggctgtgtgcatcctagctatgcagaggccgggtgtattACTTAAACCTTGAGTAATAATAaagccctttatcgaaaaaaaaactcacatcaaccaaaaaccaaatgccttcccaggccgctcaatagcagatgagaagcacatccagtcaagcagactcccagcatacgccaacgcctacgccatagaagttgctaccgccgtcttcctcgactccatcttcaagagagatcatcgcattgaccatGCCAGGCCTGCCATCGATACCGCCACGATGCcagacgactccaccatcctgcgcgagtccatcacactgcatccgtcccgagacaccactgcaccatgccgcgGCGACTCAACGACGCCGACACAGCgaaagcacaccgctccacctcagcaccaccgccaTCTGTTGTcttctccaaaaacgatgcctccaacaaggagaacggcgttgcgcgccgccatcgtccgatccgggagacctggGTCTAggatttcccccggagcagcccaGGCGAAGAAACGCAGGTtgcagagacaatgccttcaacaaggtaacgacgaaGCACGCCGCCTCGCCATCGGGATGTTAGGCGACGGATCGCGAGATCCGCCACGGCTAGCCACACAACTAACTGATCTCCTCCGGCGGAAGATaagaccaccaccaccatgcctaGAGTAGAAACTCCAGGCGCCCTTGTGAAGCGGAAGGGACACAAACGAAGACCGCACGCCGCTGCCCGCAAGAGCTCGCCCATCCCCTCCGCCCGATCCCCAAGgggaccagatcagattgaaaggagGCGCCGCTGCATCTTGCGGCCCCCGGATCCATCGTGGCCGCCGTCCCTTCGCTGCACCGACGCCGCGGGAGAGGACAACGAGCACCGTCGTCGCCGCAACTCGGCGCCAGGAGGgattccgccgccgccaccacaccGCCTA
Coding sequences within it:
- the LOC127339108 gene encoding uncharacterized protein — encoded protein: MTRRCPWKKGRPAATPPPPSSFVRAEHEFRIVGYSTASENHYSILSGTFQIGGHTWALDCGFNMGEHLVLVFLELLTPYIAEDLVVAKAGLRIEDPLGRLPAIEWHSEEPHTFTAGSRSWKLSVPDEFHGNESRYVQDDRLTILCTVEVLQEEHDSTIADDIRKLLLLPSEPEPKSESERRRHACMLPDVTFIVEQTEIPAHRLVLALRSPVFAAELLGEMRESTTRRVRVGDMRASTFRAMIRFIYTDELPIKAITNDASQRACKDKCAAKRRVAMACDLLAAADRYDLEKLRLMCEEVLYESMDAASVMPTLLVAHGRYNYRQLEASCIDYLASDADVYASVRATDEYRKLEESCNSLVVEVMDKVSTQRLADSSSSFDTARNPRRAKKMSVSTYDASKVVSGTHEMRIPNFGALYRKKRRTYGVGREIQSNTFEIDGYDWKLVVDPAGKNPKNEECVYVSAELFTDPGTAGVRASVCFWMDGPNGQDEPTEKDYMQHIFTRYAQSHGNDVIATKDAEQDFLAHDGSLTIRCSIIVTNNSCVATGTPTACGVGAPPPSIARHLKELLASEKGSDVTFLVENREIRAHKLLIAVRSPVLYEMVVGVANKADHFVPVDDMKAAVFEAMLHFIYTGELPPMEHLALATSSGTKDISFAMKEITPASSSSVDGSLLIVGDIMAAACRFSLDKMKAKCETLLAGSIKKENAESMLTLARQHSCSKLEDYCAQFLLSGYVTHYREQAEHDMLERIRSFFFM